A genomic stretch from Mesoplodon densirostris isolate mMesDen1 chromosome 3, mMesDen1 primary haplotype, whole genome shotgun sequence includes:
- the LOC132485692 gene encoding transcription factor BTF3-like, translating to MKETIMNQEKLAKLQAQVRTGGKGTARRKKKVVHRTATADDKKLQFSLKKLGVNNISGTEEVNMFTNQGTVNHFNNPKVQASLAANTFTITGHAETKQLTEMLPSILNQLGADSLTSLRRLAEALPKQSVDGKAPLATGEDDDDEVPDLVENFDEASKNEAN from the coding sequence ATGAAAGAAACTATCATGAACCAGGAGAAACTCGCCAAACTGCAGGCACAAGTGCGCACTGGTGGGAAAGGAACTGCTCGCAGAAAGAAGAAGGTGGTTCATAGAACAGCCACAGCAGACGACAAAAAACTTCAGTTCTCTTTAAAGAAGTTAGGGGTAAACAATATCTCTGGTACTGAAGAGGTGAATATGTTCACAAACCAAGGAACAGTGAACCACTTTAACAACCCTAAAGTTCAGGCATCTCTGGCAGCAAACACTTTCACCATTACAGGCCATGCTGAGACAAAGCAGCTGACAGAAATGCTACCCAGCATCTTAAACCAGCTTGGCGCAGACAGTCTGACCAGTTTAAGGAGACTGGCTGAAGCTCTGCCCAAACAATCTGTGGATGGAAAAGCACCACTTGCTACTGgagaggatgatgatgatgaagttcCAGATCttgtggagaattttgatgaggcTTCCAAAAATGAAGCAAACTGA
- the TIMM29 gene encoding mitochondrial import inner membrane translocase subunit Tim29, whose protein sequence is MAAAVLKRFWPRSRGETGDSVAAEPGVWARLGAWARALLRDYAEACGDAAAAARARPVRAAVYVGLLGGAAACCALAPSEAAFEEALLDASGTLLLLAPATRNRDSEAFVQRLLWLRGRGCLRHVSLGLCSLVYEAPFDAQASLYQARCRYLQPRWVDFPDRILDVGFVGRWWVLGTRMRDCDINDDEFLHLPAHLRVVGPHQLHSEANERLFDEKFKPVVLTDDQVDQALWEEQVLQKEKKEQLALSQADPLVPSEVAR, encoded by the exons ATGGCGGCGGCCGTTCTGAAGAGATTTTGGCCCCGAAGCCGTGGAGAGACTGGTGACAGTGTGGCCGCAGAGCCCGGCGTGTGGGCACGGTTGG GCGCCTGGGCCCGCGCGCTGCTCCGGGACTACGCTGAGGCCTGCGGggacgcggcggcggcggcgagggcCCGACCCGTGCGGGCGGCCGTGTACGTGGGGCTGTTGGGTGGCGCGGCGGCCTGCTGCGCCCTCGCGCCGAGCGAGGCGGCCTTTGAGGAGGCGCTGCTCGACGCGTCGGGGACCCTCCTGCTGTTGGCGCCCGCCACGCGCAACCGCGACTCGGAGGCGTTCGTGCAACGGCTGCTCTGGCTGCGGGGTCGCGGCTGCCTGCGCCACGTGAGCCTGGGTCTCTGCTCGCTGGTGTACGAGGCGCCCTTCGACGCCCAGGCCAGCCTCTACCAGGCCCGCTGCCGCTACCTGCAGCCCCGCTGGGTCGATTTCCCGGACCGGATCCTGGATGTGGGCTTCGTGGGCCGCTGGTGGGTGCTGGGGACCCGGATGCGCGACTGCGACATCAACGACGACGAGTTTCTGCACCTGCCAGCACATCTGCGCGTCGTCGGGCCCCACCAGCTGCACTCGGAGGCCAACGAGCGGCTCTTCGACGAGAAGTTCAAGCCCGTGGTGCTCACCGACGATCAGGTGGACCAGGCGCTGTGGGAGGAGCAGGTCttgcagaaggagaagaaggaacaGCTCGCCCTGAGCCAGGCCGACCCGCTGGTGCCGTCGGAAGTCGCGAGATGA
- the YIPF2 gene encoding protein YIPF2, which translates to MAAADELAFHEFEEATNLLAQTPNEATTRGDQLVPQQHVAVAMDSGGSYGAEDEVEESDKTALLQEEKQQPGFWTFGYYQTFFDVDTSQVLDRIKGSLLPRPGHNFVRHHLRNRPDLYGPFWICATLAFVLAVTGNLTLVLAQRRDPSIHYSPQFHKVTVAGTAIYCYAWLVPLALWGFLQWRKGVRERVGPYTFLETVCVYGYSLFVFIPTVVLWLIPVPWLQWLSGALALALSAAGLVFTLWPVVREDTRLAAVLLLSVVVLLHALLATGCKFYFFQPLPPEPTAPPHQATSQPPTVVLSPPPPRSAAA; encoded by the exons ATGGCAGCGGCAGACGAGCTGGCCTTCCACG AGTTCGAGGAAGCTACTAATCTGCTGGCCCAGACCCCAAATGAGGCCACCACCAGAGGTGATCAGCTGGTCCCCCAGCAGCACGTGGCTGTGGCCATGGACTCAGGTGGCAGCTACGGAGCTGAGGACGAGGTGGAGGAGAGTGACAAGACCGCG CTCCTAcaggaggagaagcagcagccTGGTTTCTGGACCTTTGGCTACTATCAGACCTTCTTTGACGTGGACACCTCACAG GTCCTGGACCGGATCAAAGGCTCGCTGCTGCCCCGGCCCGGCCACAACTTTGTACGGCACCATCTGCGGAATCGGCCAGACCTGTACG GCCCCTTCTGGATCTGTGCCACACTGGCCTTCGTCTTGGCCGTCACCGGCAACCTGACCCTGGTGCTGGCCCAGAGGAGGGACCCCTCCATCCACTACAGCCCCCAGTTCCACAAAG TGACCGTGGCCGGCACCGCCATCTACTGCTACGCGTGGCTCGTGCCGCTGGCGCTGTGGGGCTTCCTGCAGTGGCGCAAGGGTGTCCGGGAGCGCGTGGGGCCTTACACCTTCCTGGAGACGGTGTGTGTCTATGGCTACTCCCTCTTTGTCTTCATCCCCACTGTG GTCCTGTGGCTCATCCCTGTCCCATGGCTGCAGTGGCTCTCCGGGGCCCTGGCCTTGGCCCTGTCAGCTGCGGGCCTGGTGTTCACCCTCTGGCCCGTCGTCCGTGAGGACACCCGGTTGGCGGCTGTGCTGCTGCTCTCTGTGGTGGTGCTGCTCCACGCCCTCCTGGCCACGGGCTGTAAG ttttacttcttccagcCGCTGCCTCCGGAGCCCACGGCACCTCCCCACCAGGCCACATCTCAGCCCCCAACCGTAGTACTGTCACCGCCCCCGCCAAGGTCCGCAGCAGCCTAG